GATTGCGTATTTTCATCACTATATTCAGATTCCGGAACAAGCTCTCCATTTTCCCTTATCCAATCTTGAATGTCTTGAGAAAGACGATTACTTACCATGATATAAGTTGCCTTTCCTTCTTCAACTAACTCTTGAAGCATTTCAAGTGTGAGAATATTGTCTCCTCCGTTAAAACCTCCATAGGCTACAGCAGGTAATCCTGTTTCAATAATCATTGTTGAAACGTCATGTGAAGATTCCGCCATTACTAAATAGCTTTCTTCTTGATAGTTTTCAACGAGATAGTCTTGTAAAGCCGAACTTGAATCCCCACTTGGCCCACCCTTCTGGTCATTGTCTAAATCTGGACCTGCATATGGTAATGAACTTGATGCTCCATAGATGATCGGCGTTAACGCCCAGTAACCAGGTGCCACTAACAATGTAGAGATTCCTAAAATAGCTGCTATCTTTTTCATTTGAGGACTTGTGTTTAAAAATAAAACTACCAATCCTGCAACACCGATAATAGCTGTTAAAGGTATCATCCACGATCTGACGCTTTCATAAGACCACACAATGGACATTTCATATACTACCGTAGTGATCCAAGCTACAGGTAGTAACCATTTTCTCCAAGTCTCTCCTACTTTCCAATCTTTCCACATTTGCTCAAGCCCAATAGCCGCTAGAGCTGCTATCGCTGGAGCAAGCATCACTAGATAATATCTATGGAAAAATCCTGCAAAGCTAAAGAAAATCGCCATTGGTACAAACCAACTTAACCAAAAGAGTGTCATTTCTTGCTTTCTAGTTAAACGAAAGCTTTTCACTTTACTAAAGATGGCGATGCATGTAAACAAAATTAAAGGAATTAACCAGCTTATTTGACCAGATAACTGTTGGTTAAATAACCTTAAAATACTTTCCGATCCTGTTTCATTATCCATTCCACCGCCATTTCCATCAGCTTGACCTTGACCATCATTTGGACCATCCTGACCAAACCGACCTTGACCATCACTCGTTCCGCCTTGACCCGATGGACCTTGACCACCATTTGGACCACCTTGACCAGGCACCATCATTTGATTCCCTTGACCCCCTTGTTGTTGGCCACCTTGGCCTCCCCCGCCACCTCCAACTAGGCGGGATACACCATTATGACCAAATATTAATTCCATTACGGTATTATCTTCGGAGCTACCAATATAGGGACGATCCTCTGTTGATACAGAATCAACTGCAAATGCCCATGAAAAGGATACGCATCCTACAATCACTCCTGCGACTATAGTTGGAACAATCTTTCTTTTCCATGAAACCTTTGCACCAATCCAAAAGATAAGTAGAAACGCCGGGATCACCATATAGGCTTGAAGCATTTTAATATTGAATCCTAATCCCACAAGAAAAGCTGCAATAAATAACCATTTCCACTTTCTTTCGTCTATTGCCTTAAATAACAACCAAGTGGCAATTAATAAATCGAAAACTAATAAACTATCAATCGTGTTATTTCTTGCTACAGCAACTGCTATTGGCGTTAGTGTAAAAAACAAAGCTGCCATTAACCCTACTGCTTTACTAAAACGCTTCGTAAGAATGAGATAAATCATCCCTGCTGACAAGGCTCCTGCTAGTGCTTGAGGAAGAATTAATACCCAGCCTTTATACCCAAACACATTTGCAAACATTGTTTGGATCCAAAAACCAAAAGGTGGTTTATCAACTGTGACAAATCCTGCAGGGTCGAAAGATAAAAAGAAGAAATTATGCCAGCTTTGCATCATACTTTGAACAGCGGCTGCATAATATTCATTTCCCCATCCATCTTGAGCAATGTTATAAATATTTAAGAAAAATGCTAGTACCATAATTCCTAAAAGTGCGATTACATGTTTTTGTTTCAATTTATTTATCATCTTTACTTGCACTCCTTGTTTGTGATGTTAAATAAATCATAATCAGTGAATGTGTCAATAGAATGTCAATAAGAAAATAAAAGCGCAAGCGGCCGTTTAACGACGAAGGGGCTTGAGCACTTCGTATGAGATAAAGGAAACACGAAAAGCCCGAAAGCGGAGGATCTACTAAGTTCAGCCACGTCCTGTGGCAACGTAGATCCACCTCCCTCCTGGAGGCGTCTCCGTTGACTTATCATAGAGAAATGGAACATCATCTAAAGACGTCCACGTCCTGTGGACAACGATGATGCTAGCACTTCCTGTGCGTCGAAAAACTTACGAGTCGTTGGGCGCTGGAGCTAGACAAAAATAAAAGCACCATCCGAATAAGGACAGATTTTTATACTTTCTTACTCTGAAATAAAAGCGCATGCACCCGTCTAGCGACGCAAAGTAAAGGAACGTCAACTAAGTACAGTCACCTCGTTCTTCTCGGCCCTTTTCCCCCTACTTTTTTGAACACACAATTTAAAAATATAGTGTCCTTAAATTGATTGAATGAATAGGCTGAAGGAGGAGGGATAGCCATGATTCAAATTCAATATCAACCTATTTCTCAACAAGCGGTCAGTAGTTTGATGGGAAGCTATGGAGAAATTTTATC
This portion of the Bacillus carboniphilus genome encodes:
- a CDS encoding ArnT family glycosyltransferase, whose protein sequence is MINKLKQKHVIALLGIMVLAFFLNIYNIAQDGWGNEYYAAAVQSMMQSWHNFFFLSFDPAGFVTVDKPPFGFWIQTMFANVFGYKGWVLILPQALAGALSAGMIYLILTKRFSKAVGLMAALFFTLTPIAVAVARNNTIDSLLVFDLLIATWLLFKAIDERKWKWLFIAAFLVGLGFNIKMLQAYMVIPAFLLIFWIGAKVSWKRKIVPTIVAGVIVGCVSFSWAFAVDSVSTEDRPYIGSSEDNTVMELIFGHNGVSRLVGGGGGGQGGQQQGGQGNQMMVPGQGGPNGGQGPSGQGGTSDGQGRFGQDGPNDGQGQADGNGGGMDNETGSESILRLFNQQLSGQISWLIPLILFTCIAIFSKVKSFRLTRKQEMTLFWLSWFVPMAIFFSFAGFFHRYYLVMLAPAIAALAAIGLEQMWKDWKVGETWRKWLLPVAWITTVVYEMSIVWSYESVRSWMIPLTAIIGVAGLVVLFLNTSPQMKKIAAILGISTLLVAPGYWALTPIIYGASSSLPYAGPDLDNDQKGGPSGDSSSALQDYLVENYQEESYLVMAESSHDVSTMIIETGLPAVAYGGFNGGDNILTLEMLQELVEEGKATYIMVSNRLSQDIQDWIRENGELVPESEYSDENTQSMEKSRQQGPGKMGGSSDLYKLN